In the Sandaracinus amylolyticus genome, TCGGCGCAGGGCTCGGCCTGTGGTCGCTGCGCACCGTGCCGATGGTCGATCGCACGAGCGAGCGCGACGCGCTCTGGGAGGCGCTGCGCAACGTGCGGCTCGAGCGCGCACCGCGCGCGGTGGTGCTGCGCGGAAGCGCAGGCTGCGGCAAGAGCCGTCTCGCGCAATGGCTCGTCGAGCGCGCGCACGAGGTCGGCGCCGCGGAGACGCTGGTCACGTCGCACCAGGCAGTGCCGGATCGACGTCAGGGCCTCGCGCGCCTCATCGAGCGACACTTCCGGTGTGGCTCGCTCGACGCGGAGCGCGCGCTCGCGCGCATCGAGGAGCAGCTGCGCGAGGACGGCGTCGACGATGCGTACGAGTGGCGCGCGCTCGGCGGCATCCTTCTCGGAGAAGGCGGCGAGAACGCGCGCTTCTCGATCGCGCCGACCACGCCCGGCGAGAGGCACGTGCTGCTCACGCGCCTCTTCGCGCGCATGACCCGCGAGCGCCCGCTGATCGTATGGCTCGACGACGCGCAGTGGGGCGAGGCCTCGCTCGCCCTCGCACGCCACGTGCTCGAGAGCGCGCCCGATCTCCCGGTGCTCTTCGTGCTCACCGTGCGCGACGAAGAGCTCGACGCGCGACCGCGCGAGCGTGCATCGCTCGCGGCGATCGAGGCGATGCCGCGCACCCGCACCTCGTGGATCGGACCGCTGCCGCGCTCCGACGTGCGGATGCTCGCCGAGGACGCGCTCGGCCTCTCGTCGGAGCTCGCGCGACAGCTCGAGGCGCGCGTCGCGGGACATCCGCTCTTCGCGCTGCAGATCGTCGGCGACTGGATCGATCGCGGCCTGCTCGCGGTGGGTGAGCGCGGGTTCGTGCTGCGTCAGGGCGCGCGCATGGCGGTGCCCGACGACATGCACGCGTTGTGGATCGGCCGCATCGATCAGGTGCTCTCGAGCCGATCGCCGCACGCGCGCGCGCTGGTCGAGCTCGCCGCGGTGCTCGGCAACGACGTCGACGCCGACGAGTTCGCGCGCGCCTGCGCGGTGCTCGGCCTCGAGTTCCCTGCGGACCTGCTCGAGCCGCTGATCCTCCATCGCATGATCGTGCCCGGCGAGAGCGGCTGGTCGTTCGCGCACGGCCTCTTGCGCGAGAGCCTGGTGCGCGCGGCACGCGAGACCGATCGCCTGGTCACGCTCCACCGCGCGTGCGCGGCGATGCTCGAGCAGACGCCCGACGCGCCGGGCGCCGCCGAGCGCCTCGCGTTCCATCGCCTCGGCGCGGGGGATCTCGAGACCGCGCTCGATCCGCTGCTGCGCGCGGTGCGGGCGCGCCTCGCGACCTCCGATCTCGATGCCGCGTTCGGCCTGCTCGACGACTACGAGCGCACCCTCGCGACGCTGTCGATCCCCACGACCGATACGCGCGCGCTGCGCGGCGCGATGGTGCGCGCCGACGCGCACCGCCTGCACTGGGACTTCGAGTCGTGCGAGCGAGTCGCGCAGCAGACGCTCGATCTCGCGACGCGCGCCGCCGACGTGCCCGCGCGCGCCGAGGCGATCGCGATGCTCGCGGTGTGCGCGCGACAGAAGGGCGATCTCGCGCTCGCGATGAGCCGCAACCGCACCGCGCTCGGCTTGTTCGATCGTCTCGACGACTCGGTGGGTCGCGCCCGCACGCTGCTCGCGATGGCGGTGGTCGCGCGCCAGCAGGGCACGGTCGATCGCGCGATGGAGCTCTACGAGCGCGCGCTCGCCCTCTTCGAGGTGCTCGAGGACGCATCGGGTCGCGGCTCCTGTCTGCTGGGCTTGGGCAACCTGCACCGCGCGGCGCAGCGCTGGAGCGAGGCGAAGTCGTACTACGCGCAGTCGCGCGACGTGTTCGAACGCCTCGGAAATCAAGGAAATCTCGCGCACTCGGTGAACGGCCTCGCCGAGGTCGCGCGCTACGAGGGCGATCTCGAGAGCGCGGAGCGCGGCTACCGCGAGGTGCTGCGCATCCAGGGCACGATCGGATCGAAGGCGACGTTCATCGGCCGCATGAACCTCGGGCTCGTCCTGATCACGCGGCGTGATCTGGAGGGCGCGCGCCGCGAGCTCGAGGGCGCGCTCGCCCAGCTCGAGAAGGGACGCCAGCGGGGCTACCTCGGATACACGCACGCGCTGCTCCTCCCGTGCGCGGCGGGCAGCCGCGACGGCGCGCTCTTCGATCGCCACCGCGAGGCGGCGGAGCCGCTGCTCGCGGAGACGTCGATGATCGATCCCGACATCGCGAGCGCGGCCGAGCTCGCAGGCCGCCTCTGGCTCGATGCCCACGACCTGACGCGCGCGCGCCAGTCCTTCGCGCTCGCGCACGCGCAGTGGGCCGCACTGGGCGACGACGCGCGCGCGGCGGCAGCGCAGCGCGCAGTCGAGTGATCATGGCCGAGCGGTGGGAGCCGATCATCGCGTTCGGTTTCGCGGGGCTGTCCCTCGGAATCCTCGACGGCTCGCAATGGGCGGTGGGAGACGCCGACGAACAGGTCGCGATCACGACGCGCACCGCTGTTCGAGCTCTCCCGGTGCTCGAGCTCGACCCAGAGGAGTCTCTGAGGCTCATTTCCGAGCGACTCCGTCAAATAGAACGTGTCCCACCCATCGACACAGTCCTCGCCACGTTGATCGCCGACGCGGTGTCGCACGGGCGATCGTATTGGACCGACCTCGGCATGCGCTGGGTGGAAGCACTCCAGCCCACCCCCGCGCTGGTCGAGATTGCAGCGCAGGTCTCGAGCTCGAGCTGGGCATCGCAGCGCGCGCGACACGCAGCCCGACGCGTCATTCGGCGCGCCGAGCGACCGTGAGGGAGCCCGCGCGCGTGAGTCGCAACGACAAGCGTGCCTCGCGGTTCGTCGTGGGTGCCATCGCCGGCGCTGCCGTCGTCTGGATCGTGCTCGTGCGCTCGTGCGGGCCCGCGTCGAGGCGCGTCCGCGCGAGTGAAGCCTGCCACTACCACGACCTCGTTGCCGGCTCCGACGCCCGCTTCACGATCCGCGATTCCGAGGGCGATGGCGAACGTCTCTGCGTCAGCGGCGAGTGGGTCTGCAAGACGTCGGATTGGCGCTCTCGGGGTGAAGGCGCACTACGACGCTCAGCTCGGCGCGCCGACAGACTCCCCGGGTCGTCGAGCCATTACTGGGTTCCCGCCGCAACTGGCTGCGACGGTGTGGCGTCCGTCGCTCTCGCTTGGTGCGACGCACCTGCCGCGTGCGTGGTGGAGAGTGGCTGGTGCGTGGAGCGCAGTCGTCAGGCTCTCCGCGATTGCCGGACCGGCGATTCGGAGCCGATCCAGCTGACCGACTTCGCATCGAATAGCCACCCCGTGGGCGTGGAGTCGCTCGGGGCGCTGTTCGATGATGTCACCGCGCCAGGTCAGGTGCTCGACAACGTACTGCGCACGGCCGCCGGCGAGCAGTTGTCCGACTTTCGCGCTCCTGGCTGCGAGGAGTGAGATCCCGTCGGTCACGGCTGCGGCGGGAACGCCGCGCAAAGTCCGAATCGCTCAGGACGACGTCATGTGCGTCGGGTCGAGGAGCGTCCGCGCCTGATCGTTGGTGTCGCGCATCTCCATCAGGTCCGTCACGATCTGCGTGAGCTCCTCCGCGCGCGATCCGAGCCTCGCTTCGATCACGATCCCGATCGGTGAGAGCACCGAGCCGAGCACGAGCTCCATCAGCTCGTGCTCTTCTTCCTCGAAGCCGAACGGAAGCGCGCGCCACACCGCGGACTCCGCGACGAGCTCCTCGAGGTACTCGCGGACCAGCTCGAACGCCGACTGCGCCTCTGGCGACACCTCGCCGTCGAGGCGCGCCATCGTGTCGACGATGCTGCGGTGCTGCGCGTCGAAGGTCGCCGCGTGCAGCATCAGCGAGTCGAGCTCGCTCGCGTCGGTCTGGATCGTCGTGCCGCGCCAGTCGCGCGTGCCCGAGACCTGCACCGTGCACGCCGGCGCAGGCGTCACGCCGAACGTGTCGTTCACCTCGATGCGCAGCGAGCTCGCGCGACCCGCGGGCACCGCGAGCGTGCCGGTGATGGTCGGCGCGGTGCCGCTGACCATGTCGGCGATCATCCCGCCGTGCTCTTCGTCGAACACGCGATACGCGGGCGCGCCGCTGTCGCAGCTCACCTGGAGAGTTGCCTCGGGCATCGCCGCGCTCTCGCCCTCGACGATCACCGACACCCGCCCGCCCGCGGGCGCGACCAGGATCATCGGCCGCCTCGCGACGTAGTCGGTGTCGACGCGCAGCCGCACGTCCGCCGTCGCGTCGACCAGCTCGGTGTAGCGCTCGCGCATGTGCGTGAGCAGCACCGCGAGATCGTCGCGCAGGTCGCTCAGCGCGTCCGTCATCGCAGCGTTGTCGGGGAAGCCCTCGAGCGCGAGCTCGCCGACGTCGATGATCGCGCGCTCGAGCTGCCGCACCACGACGAGCGCGGGGATCGCCGCCGCGCCGAGCGAGCGCGTCTCGATCCCCTTCTCGCCGATCACACCCGCGATGTCGATCACGCTCTTCTCGCCGATCACCGCGTCGAGTCGCACCGAGAGCACGTCGATGCGCACCAGATCGATGTCGGTGCGCATCGCTTCGGGGATGTCGGCGACCGCGTCCTGCACCACCGCGAGGCTCGTCTGCGCCGCTTCGCGCGACATCGTGATCGGCCCCGGCAGCTCGACGAACGCGTCGACACCGGCATCGCTGCTCGCATCGCTCGGCACCGTCGCGTCGAGCTCGATCGCCGCGTCCACGCCCGCGTCGACGTCGCCTCCACCACCGCCGCCGCATCCGGCGAGCACCGCCGCGATCACGATCGCGCGTCGCATCAGAGCCCGCTCATGTGCGTCGGCGCGAGCGTCTGGCGCGCCGTGTCCTCGGTCATGCGCAGCGCCGCGAGGTCGCTGCG is a window encoding:
- a CDS encoding serine/threonine-protein kinase PknK encodes the protein MHTIPLGPFELHGRVAQGGMGEIWRGVHRAQGVPVAVKVMTGEAMQDARYYDEFRREVQAAARLSHPRIAMVFEYGAIPAEAGRASGGALVAGSPYLVMEWASRGSLDDLKRPLSWRELRGLLLALLDALSHAHALGIVHRDLKPGNVLLADEGPFDRAVRLSDFGIARAQPREEESCASSEGEMSGLTETPSGTPFYMAPEQVFGRFRDYGAWTDLYALGILTWELVCGELPFTGSNVLAIFYQHLEQPLPPLRPRIAVPAGLEAWLAKLCAKRTRDRFRCAADAAWALSSLRFDETTSDPPPSVAPRSIEPAAFWDTLPSMPGVPQSASIRIEPASSEKPLLELAVEGDDETIPPQPGHWGRGADAQPTSMRLVGAGLGLWSLRTVPMVDRTSERDALWEALRNVRLERAPRAVVLRGSAGCGKSRLAQWLVERAHEVGAAETLVTSHQAVPDRRQGLARLIERHFRCGSLDAERALARIEEQLREDGVDDAYEWRALGGILLGEGGENARFSIAPTTPGERHVLLTRLFARMTRERPLIVWLDDAQWGEASLALARHVLESAPDLPVLFVLTVRDEELDARPRERASLAAIEAMPRTRTSWIGPLPRSDVRMLAEDALGLSSELARQLEARVAGHPLFALQIVGDWIDRGLLAVGERGFVLRQGARMAVPDDMHALWIGRIDQVLSSRSPHARALVELAAVLGNDVDADEFARACAVLGLEFPADLLEPLILHRMIVPGESGWSFAHGLLRESLVRAARETDRLVTLHRACAAMLEQTPDAPGAAERLAFHRLGAGDLETALDPLLRAVRARLATSDLDAAFGLLDDYERTLATLSIPTTDTRALRGAMVRADAHRLHWDFESCERVAQQTLDLATRAADVPARAEAIAMLAVCARQKGDLALAMSRNRTALGLFDRLDDSVGRARTLLAMAVVARQQGTVDRAMELYERALALFEVLEDASGRGSCLLGLGNLHRAAQRWSEAKSYYAQSRDVFERLGNQGNLAHSVNGLAEVARYEGDLESAERGYREVLRIQGTIGSKATFIGRMNLGLVLITRRDLEGARRELEGALAQLEKGRQRGYLGYTHALLLPCAAGSRDGALFDRHREAAEPLLAETSMIDPDIASAAELAGRLWLDAHDLTRARQSFALAHAQWAALGDDARAAAAQRAVE